A portion of the Spartinivicinus ruber genome contains these proteins:
- a CDS encoding GvpL/GvpF family gas vesicle protein produces the protein MTKKFGLYLYAITSGSTDLGDLCGIDNASVYLVSYGDIAAVVSDMTGEKVRPQRKNLASHQHVLKFLMSLGTPLPIKFGVIAKTQSAVDNLLEYYQDSFTSQLESLKNTAEMGLRLSWSVPNVFEYLVNTNHELKTMRDQILSSANSASRDDMIEVGYRFSQLLESERQRHTKTAQAALLDCCLDIKANSLSKESEVMNLACLVSKDKLALIKKTVYDMANLFNDDFLLDYNGPWAPHNFVDIRVEYLDPQE, from the coding sequence ATGACCAAAAAGTTCGGTTTATACCTTTATGCTATAACGTCAGGCTCTACTGATCTTGGTGATTTGTGTGGAATTGATAATGCCAGTGTCTATCTTGTGAGTTATGGTGATATTGCTGCTGTTGTCAGTGATATGACTGGTGAGAAAGTGAGACCACAAAGGAAGAACTTGGCCAGTCATCAACATGTACTTAAATTTTTGATGTCGTTAGGCACCCCTCTACCTATTAAATTTGGTGTTATCGCTAAAACTCAATCAGCTGTAGACAATTTATTAGAGTATTATCAAGATTCTTTCACAAGTCAGTTGGAATCGTTAAAAAATACGGCGGAAATGGGACTGCGGCTTAGTTGGAGTGTGCCTAATGTTTTTGAATACTTGGTTAATACTAACCATGAACTTAAAACCATGCGCGATCAAATATTAAGTAGTGCTAACTCGGCCAGTCGTGATGATATGATTGAGGTAGGTTATCGTTTCAGTCAGTTGCTAGAGAGTGAGCGCCAGCGTCACACTAAAACTGCGCAGGCAGCTCTGTTGGATTGTTGTCTTGATATTAAGGCCAACAGTTTGAGCAAGGAAAGTGAAGTGATGAATTTGGCTTGCCTGGTCTCAAAAGATAAGTTAGCGCTAATTAAAAAAACTGTCTACGATATGGCTAATTTATTTAATGATGATTTTTTATTAGATTATAATGGCCCATGGGCACCTCATAATTTTGTTGATATTCGTGTGGAATATCTTGATCCTCAAGAGTAA
- a CDS encoding gas vesicle protein GvpG, with product MFLIDNIVTAPLRGVVWLAEKIHTAALDEQQQEVETITHQLTELYHLLDAGQISEAEFDEQEKQLLDQLEHYERSEK from the coding sequence ATGTTTTTAATTGATAATATAGTGACTGCGCCTTTGAGGGGTGTTGTATGGTTGGCAGAAAAAATACATACAGCGGCATTGGATGAGCAGCAGCAAGAGGTAGAAACGATTACCCATCAGTTAACCGAGCTATATCATTTATTGGATGCGGGACAAATTAGCGAAGCGGAGTTCGATGAGCAAGAGAAACAATTGTTAGATCAGTTGGAACACTATGAGCGCAGCGAAAAATAA
- the gvpJ gene encoding gas vesicle protein GvpJ, whose amino-acid sequence MVNNQSSIQQSTNSTNIADLLERILDKGIVIKGDIKVKLVEVELLTIQIQLVICSVDKAKEIGIDWWNGDGRLLNREDISAGDAALLASIKKLNHRIEALEKQLD is encoded by the coding sequence ATGGTAAATAATCAGAGCTCTATTCAACAATCAACTAACAGTACAAATATTGCTGATTTGCTTGAGCGTATTTTGGATAAGGGTATTGTTATCAAGGGTGATATTAAAGTTAAGTTGGTTGAAGTGGAATTATTGACAATACAAATTCAACTGGTGATTTGCTCAGTCGATAAGGCAAAAGAGATAGGCATTGATTGGTGGAATGGTGACGGTCGTTTACTAAATCGCGAAGATATTTCAGCCGGAGATGCAGCTTTACTTGCTAGTATTAAAAAGTTGAATCATCGTATAGAGGCTTTGGAAAAACAGCTTGATTAA
- the gvpA gene encoding gas vesicle structural protein GvpA has protein sequence MATVAKSTDSSSLAEVIDRILNKGIVIDAWAKVSLVGIELVAIEARIVVASVETYLKYAEAIGLTAPIAAPPGQLAEM, from the coding sequence ATGGCTACTGTAGCAAAGTCAACCGATTCTTCCAGCTTGGCTGAGGTTATTGATCGTATATTAAATAAGGGTATAGTGATTGATGCCTGGGCAAAAGTATCGTTGGTAGGTATCGAGTTGGTTGCCATTGAAGCGCGTATCGTGGTTGCTTCGGTGGAAACTTACTTAAAATATGCTGAAGCTATTGGTTTAACCGCTCCGATTGCTGCACCTCCCGGACAATTGGCCGAAATGTAA
- the gvpN gene encoding gas vesicle protein GvpN: MASLEALECQDKIPAAGQDKQSSAHVNPEASESFVCTPYIHELTTRALAYLSAGYPIHLAGPAGTGKTTLAFHIASKLDRPVNLMHGNEEAKASDWAGNANGYRRRTVVDNYIRSVVRSEEELSKVWVDNRLTTSCINGEVLIYDEFNRSRPEVNNIFISVLSERILDLPQRHLSGGGYVQVHPEFRAIFTSNPEEYAGTYKAQDALMDRLITIKMGHFDCVTELNILQAKSGISLARAERIVEIMTRLREYSIDKYRPTIRSGIAIAKVMAQSNTKLNIKNNFFRQVCYDLLSVDVAKVHHNGTTQIDKERELIDEVLNAVCKSGG; this comes from the coding sequence ATGGCCAGCTTAGAGGCATTAGAGTGCCAAGATAAAATCCCTGCTGCTGGGCAGGACAAACAAAGTAGTGCTCATGTGAATCCTGAAGCCAGTGAATCTTTTGTATGCACACCTTATATCCACGAGTTGACGACTCGTGCTCTTGCTTATCTTTCCGCAGGCTACCCGATTCATTTGGCGGGTCCCGCAGGTACGGGAAAAACCACTCTGGCTTTTCATATCGCCTCCAAGCTTGATAGGCCTGTTAACTTAATGCATGGTAATGAGGAGGCCAAGGCCTCTGACTGGGCAGGTAATGCTAATGGTTACCGTCGGCGCACAGTCGTTGATAACTATATTCGTTCAGTGGTGCGTTCAGAAGAAGAGTTAAGCAAAGTATGGGTTGATAACCGTCTGACAACTAGTTGCATAAATGGTGAAGTGTTAATTTATGATGAATTTAATCGTTCACGCCCAGAAGTCAATAACATCTTTATCAGCGTACTCAGTGAACGAATTTTGGATTTACCACAGCGCCATTTATCAGGGGGCGGTTATGTGCAGGTCCATCCAGAGTTTCGCGCTATATTTACTTCAAATCCAGAAGAGTACGCGGGTACATACAAAGCGCAGGATGCTTTGATGGATCGTTTGATTACTATTAAAATGGGACATTTTGATTGTGTCACTGAACTAAATATCCTTCAGGCTAAATCAGGCATTAGCCTGGCTCGTGCTGAGCGTATTGTTGAAATTATGACTAGGCTTAGAGAATATAGTATTGATAAATATCGCCCAACTATTCGGTCTGGCATTGCTATTGCCAAGGTGATGGCCCAGAGTAATACTAAGCTGAATATTAAAAATAATTTTTTTCGGCAGGTATGTTATGACTTGTTATCTGTTGATGTGGCTAAAGTTCATCATAATGGTACAACCCAGATAGATAAAGAGCGTGAATTAATCGATGAAGTATTAAATGCTGTCTGCAAAAGTGGTGGATAA
- a CDS encoding gas vesicle protein has product MSDRLVEIADNITLCEALDRVLHKGAVVVGDVAISVANIDLIYISLQLMVSSAGNLQNDRAAIED; this is encoded by the coding sequence ATGTCTGATAGATTGGTTGAGATTGCTGATAATATCACTTTGTGCGAGGCTTTGGATCGGGTGCTCCACAAGGGGGCTGTCGTTGTTGGGGATGTTGCGATTTCAGTGGCTAATATTGACTTAATTTATATTAGTTTGCAGCTTATGGTTAGCTCAGCGGGTAATTTACAGAATGACCGTGCTGCTATAGAGGATTAA
- a CDS encoding FxsA family protein, whose protein sequence is MKLLLAVTLILSLPILELYLLMHSSAYFGVNQTLLFIVVSALCGIFVLRFQGASNIKKMRLTLSQGGLPTGALFESVFILVGGIALLLPGFISDAVGVMLLIPLVRRYMLLMFFRRLI, encoded by the coding sequence ATGAAACTTTTACTTGCGGTAACGTTAATTTTATCCTTGCCGATCCTTGAATTATATTTGTTGATGCATAGCAGCGCTTACTTCGGTGTTAATCAAACACTGTTGTTTATTGTTGTTAGTGCACTATGTGGTATTTTTGTATTGCGTTTTCAAGGTGCATCTAATATAAAAAAAATGCGTTTGACTCTCTCTCAAGGAGGGTTGCCGACAGGCGCTTTATTTGAATCGGTATTTATTCTCGTAGGAGGAATTGCTCTCCTGTTGCCTGGATTTATCAGTGATGCGGTGGGTGTAATGCTTCTTATCCCTTTAGTACGGCGCTATATGCTCCTTATGTTTTTCAGACGGTTAATATGA
- a CDS encoding GvpL/GvpF family gas vesicle protein: MADALYLYGLAPWAHHPALEKLGTNIKLLKYANLVAIYRQCFRSEFSNPEPATDPEQFNRQLLIQIDQHDAITQAVVATSPFFPTGFATLYSSKDRLLNFMSTNHKVIEAFLKSSKGHKEWAIKGYVKRKQARDYLMAQESELPQKPAGSPGQHYVKERQRTLKIERQLTQWLQTRAEYVVTNLSQLASDIIKRPLPATAQSDTEEECFGNWAFLLPDDHISTFKQTLHDINLLETPRGLYFKCTGPWALYSFSQNLPIKN; this comes from the coding sequence ATGGCAGACGCTCTATATCTTTATGGGTTGGCACCTTGGGCACACCACCCGGCACTTGAGAAACTTGGCACCAATATTAAGTTACTAAAATATGCCAACCTGGTTGCCATTTATCGCCAATGCTTCCGTAGTGAATTTAGTAACCCTGAACCTGCAACTGATCCAGAGCAGTTCAATCGCCAACTGCTAATACAGATCGACCAACACGATGCAATAACGCAAGCCGTGGTAGCCACTAGCCCATTCTTTCCCACAGGTTTTGCCACGCTCTACTCCAGTAAAGATAGGCTACTTAATTTCATGTCTACCAACCATAAAGTTATTGAAGCCTTTTTAAAGTCCTCCAAGGGGCATAAAGAGTGGGCTATTAAAGGTTACGTTAAGCGCAAGCAAGCGCGAGATTATTTAATGGCTCAAGAGTCAGAACTACCCCAAAAACCAGCGGGATCACCGGGACAACACTATGTAAAGGAAAGGCAACGGACTCTAAAAATAGAAAGACAACTGACCCAATGGTTGCAGACACGCGCCGAATATGTAGTAACAAACCTGAGCCAACTAGCCTCAGATATCATCAAACGTCCCTTACCTGCAACGGCACAATCCGATACAGAGGAAGAATGCTTTGGCAACTGGGCTTTTTTACTACCCGATGATCACATTAGTACATTTAAGCAGACCCTGCATGATATCAATCTACTGGAAACACCCCGCGGCCTGTACTTTAAATGCACTGGCCCTTGGGCACTTTACAGTTTCAGCCAAAACCTACCCATTAAAAACTAA
- a CDS encoding gas vesicle protein K, producing the protein MTVDEDLLRDSVQQFEHLFANNLPRQINIDGDQVGKGLSQLVLTLIKLLHELLERQAIRRMETGQLSDDDIERLGTTLMQQAQEIERLRDIFGLREEDLTLDLGPLGKLV; encoded by the coding sequence ATGACCGTTGATGAAGACTTGCTTCGTGATAGCGTACAACAGTTTGAGCACTTGTTTGCCAATAATTTACCACGTCAGATTAATATTGATGGTGATCAAGTTGGAAAAGGGCTTTCTCAATTAGTACTTACACTGATCAAATTACTGCATGAATTGCTTGAGCGCCAAGCGATTCGTCGTATGGAGACCGGTCAACTAAGTGATGATGATATTGAGCGCTTGGGGACTACATTAATGCAGCAAGCACAGGAAATTGAACGTTTGCGGGATATTTTCGGTCTCCGTGAAGAAGATTTAACGCTGGATTTAGGTCCCCTCGGGAAACTTGTTTAG
- a CDS encoding DUF6531 domain-containing protein, with protein MGLIRSFSFLSIFLLCSSFASGNDQYYWRIGLTGIYSSYPEKICSQHAKQWVSNLPVGHSGEITRSYYTSDRNYKVMCNHSSFNGTYETLCASCNRRKCPSNFVFDYGLKRCEVKQPKKNTGSGDCSQPETTKSTGNPIRVSTGNKYQVETDITGVIPFTRYYNSELKGWSHQYQYQIQQPQNNPSLIYLIRPDGKVLSAKLDNEEWKTDSDVFLAVTRTDQTPAGWLIKKGKQQEFYDSQGRLISLEKANGEVLTSEWVDKQQVIKDTKGNQLTITYDDAHFLSSVKLNNRDAITYTYDKLFLLTQVTYKTGKTRQYHYENEAFPYHLTGIIDENGVRFATWTYDDQGRATSSEHAGGKEKVTLAFHDNNSTTVTNPLGKKTTYHFQSFNGVNKVVKVEGHQSANCAAANKEYTYYPTGLLKTKTDWKGNTTEYKYNDQGLQIEKTEAVGTPQARTITTEWDVEKRLPLKSSDGKLETLYQYDEQGKLANKKQVSQQPAK; from the coding sequence ATGGGTTTAATACGAAGTTTTTCTTTTTTAAGTATTTTTCTGCTTTGTTCATCGTTTGCTAGTGGTAATGATCAGTATTATTGGCGAATAGGGCTAACAGGTATTTATTCGTCATATCCAGAAAAAATTTGCTCTCAGCATGCGAAACAATGGGTTTCAAATTTGCCTGTTGGGCACTCAGGTGAGATTACGCGCTCATATTACACATCAGATCGTAACTATAAAGTTATGTGTAATCATAGTAGTTTTAATGGTACATATGAAACACTTTGTGCGAGCTGTAACCGTAGAAAATGTCCTTCAAACTTCGTATTTGACTACGGATTAAAAAGATGCGAAGTAAAACAACCTAAAAAAAATACAGGTAGTGGTGATTGTTCTCAACCTGAAACGACGAAGTCAACCGGTAACCCAATTCGAGTTTCTACAGGCAATAAATACCAGGTTGAAACGGATATTACGGGCGTTATACCGTTTACTCGCTATTACAACAGTGAATTAAAAGGCTGGTCCCACCAATACCAGTATCAAATTCAGCAGCCCCAGAATAACCCTTCTCTTATTTATTTAATCCGGCCTGACGGTAAAGTCTTGTCTGCCAAATTGGACAATGAGGAGTGGAAAACCGATAGCGATGTGTTTTTAGCGGTTACTCGCACCGATCAAACCCCTGCAGGCTGGTTAATTAAAAAGGGCAAACAACAAGAGTTTTATGATAGTCAAGGCCGGTTAATTAGCTTGGAAAAGGCCAATGGTGAAGTATTAACCAGTGAGTGGGTGGATAAACAGCAGGTCATTAAAGACACTAAAGGTAATCAACTCACCATTACTTATGATGATGCTCACTTTCTTTCCTCAGTTAAATTGAATAACCGTGATGCCATCACTTATACCTACGATAAATTATTTTTGCTCACGCAAGTAACTTATAAAACAGGCAAAACTCGCCAGTACCATTACGAAAACGAAGCCTTCCCCTACCACTTAACTGGTATCATCGACGAAAACGGCGTCCGTTTTGCCACTTGGACCTATGACGACCAAGGCCGCGCAACTAGTTCAGAACACGCTGGCGGTAAGGAAAAAGTCACTCTGGCATTCCATGATAACAATTCCACCACGGTAACCAACCCATTAGGTAAGAAAACCACTTACCATTTTCAGTCGTTTAATGGGGTTAATAAGGTGGTAAAGGTGGAAGGTCACCAATCCGCTAATTGTGCCGCTGCCAATAAGGAATACACCTACTACCCTACTGGTTTGCTGAAAACCAAAACGGACTGGAAAGGCAACACCACCGAGTACAAGTACAATGACCAGGGCTTACAGATTGAGAAGACAGAAGCCGTCGGTACCCCACAAGCGCGCACCATTACTACTGAATGGGATGTAGAGAAACGCTTACCCTTGAAGTCCTCTGATGGAAAGCTGGAAACCCTTTATCAGTACGATGAGCAAGGGAAATTAGCTAATAAAAAGCAGGTGAGCCAACAACCCGCAAAATAA
- a CDS encoding GvpL/GvpF family gas vesicle protein, translating into MALLLHAISRIELTTTQHEQLRELGLSCYSHPPLNGLATSCTVVDVEAASRDHLMAYSDLIEAARAVADIIPMRYGAIFDNAHQLKQTLERNQNHFAQQLQEISGCVEMSIRVPINPSVTQVSEPVSGREYLKAKQQQANSWQVALQVITESVTGCYVKRKAHYVSSTSLLYVYFLVRNAQLDHFGTSIRSLQLPQLSLSGPWAAYNFVNE; encoded by the coding sequence ATGGCGCTGTTATTACACGCTATTAGTAGAATAGAACTCACGACCACCCAGCATGAGCAACTGAGAGAGCTGGGGCTATCGTGTTATAGTCATCCGCCTTTAAACGGGCTAGCAACCTCCTGCACAGTTGTCGATGTCGAAGCGGCCAGTAGAGACCATCTAATGGCATATAGCGATCTCATAGAAGCAGCAAGAGCCGTCGCCGATATTATTCCTATGCGTTACGGAGCTATATTCGATAATGCACACCAACTGAAGCAAACCCTGGAGCGCAATCAAAACCACTTTGCTCAACAATTACAAGAAATCAGTGGCTGTGTGGAAATGTCTATTCGCGTGCCGATAAACCCCAGCGTCACGCAAGTATCAGAGCCAGTGAGCGGGCGAGAGTATCTCAAAGCAAAACAACAGCAAGCCAATAGTTGGCAGGTTGCGTTACAAGTTATTACTGAATCTGTGACCGGATGCTACGTTAAAAGAAAAGCCCATTATGTCTCTTCAACATCTTTATTATATGTTTACTTTTTGGTAAGAAATGCTCAACTCGATCACTTTGGGACAAGCATTCGCTCACTCCAACTACCACAACTATCCCTGAGCGGCCCTTGGGCAGCTTATAATTTTGTTAACGAATAA